One Streptomyces sp. ML-6 genomic region harbors:
- a CDS encoding extracellular solute-binding protein: MTTRSHPRPGRGTVGRRGFLRIGGGAAALAALPPVLTACSDSGGGSGKLRVVGVADQQKPMEDMVARYRASHPDASFATSFAPTDQVQTVVRTQLAGGNAPDVHVLYPGSGSAMSMVELARAGLLADLSGQSWTEEVPKNFHPAYRHEGRTYLYSAGSSVIGAIHNKKVFADAKVEPPRTWNELLAVCAKLKAKGVIPIALGAQTPWVTQLITYALVPNAVYAKNPGFDAEMASGKAHFRGSGWAEAMGRYKELQRRGFFNDNPNGTTYEQQTSMVAGGRAAMAVQVSAVLANFRQAARNPDDLGMFPFPGGDDAGKLWIPAGIVVGVGISARSKKSAGAKAFVEFLGKQENVDRWAQSVAAIPFKRDSSTRIDPVLGSFLPLIDDNRAVPFMDQSWPNAEVQPAHFAAVQELLADKTDVDGALARMDEAYGKAL; the protein is encoded by the coding sequence ATGACGACGCGTTCCCATCCCCGGCCGGGCCGGGGCACGGTCGGCCGCCGCGGCTTTCTCCGCATCGGCGGCGGGGCCGCGGCGCTCGCCGCGCTTCCCCCCGTCCTGACGGCCTGCTCCGATTCGGGCGGCGGCTCCGGGAAGCTGCGCGTCGTCGGCGTCGCCGACCAGCAGAAGCCGATGGAGGACATGGTCGCGCGCTACCGCGCGTCCCACCCCGACGCCTCGTTCGCCACCTCCTTCGCGCCCACGGACCAGGTCCAGACGGTGGTGCGCACCCAGCTCGCCGGCGGCAACGCCCCGGACGTGCACGTGCTCTATCCCGGCAGCGGCAGTGCCATGTCCATGGTCGAGCTGGCCCGGGCCGGGCTGCTGGCCGATCTCAGCGGACAGAGCTGGACCGAGGAGGTCCCGAAGAATTTCCACCCCGCCTACCGGCACGAGGGCAGGACCTATCTGTATTCGGCGGGCAGCAGTGTCATCGGCGCCATCCACAACAAGAAGGTCTTCGCCGACGCCAAGGTCGAACCACCCCGGACCTGGAACGAACTCCTCGCCGTCTGCGCGAAATTGAAGGCGAAGGGCGTGATCCCGATCGCGCTCGGCGCCCAGACCCCCTGGGTGACCCAGTTGATCACCTACGCCCTGGTCCCCAATGCCGTCTACGCGAAGAATCCCGGATTCGACGCCGAAATGGCCTCCGGCAAGGCACATTTCCGCGGTTCCGGATGGGCCGAGGCGATGGGCAGGTACAAGGAGCTGCAGCGCCGGGGTTTCTTCAACGACAACCCCAACGGGACGACGTACGAGCAGCAGACCTCGATGGTCGCCGGGGGCAGGGCGGCGATGGCCGTCCAGGTCTCCGCCGTGCTCGCCAACTTCCGCCAGGCCGCCCGGAACCCGGACGACCTCGGCATGTTCCCCTTCCCCGGCGGTGACGACGCCGGGAAGCTGTGGATCCCGGCGGGCATCGTCGTCGGGGTCGGGATCTCCGCGCGGTCGAAGAAGTCGGCGGGGGCGAAGGCGTTCGTCGAGTTCCTCGGGAAGCAGGAGAACGTCGACCGCTGGGCGCAGTCCGTGGCCGCGATCCCGTTCAAGCGCGACTCCTCGACCAGGATCGATCCGGTCCTCGGCTCCTTCCTGCCCCTCATCGACGACAACCGTGCCGTCCCCTTCATGGACCAGAGCTGGCCCAACGCCGAGGTGCAGCCCGCCCACTTCGCCGCCGTGCAGGAACTGCTCGCGGACAAGACGGACGTCGACGGCGCGCTGGCCCGGATGGACGAGGCCTACGGGAAGGCACTGTGA
- a CDS encoding sugar ABC transporter permease — translation MTSTSAEERAVAGKRPGPRPGSGRPARRRDHTLPPRLFVVPALLVYAVVVLYPSLAGVMYAFTDWSGIGGFSFTGLDNFRTLLDDDRALESVGNTLLLTVAVVVVQNGIGLLLALGVHARIRSRAVLRLVFFAPAVVSPVMVAILWKYIYNPDNGAGLNGVLGAIGLGGLRQDWLGDPSLALWSVAAMVVWQYAGYSMVVFLAGLQGVPAELHEAARIDGAGPWQRFRYVTWPLLAPALTINLMLSTIGGLKLFDQVYAATNGGPGTSSETLSTVLYKEAFVYGKFGYSTAVALVLALFVAAVSLVQLRYLRAREVTA, via the coding sequence GTGACGAGCACCTCCGCCGAGGAACGCGCGGTCGCCGGGAAGCGGCCGGGGCCGCGCCCCGGCTCCGGCCGTCCGGCCCGGCGCCGCGACCACACCCTCCCGCCCCGGCTCTTCGTCGTGCCCGCGCTCCTCGTCTACGCGGTCGTCGTCCTCTATCCGAGCCTCGCCGGGGTGATGTACGCCTTCACCGACTGGTCCGGCATCGGCGGTTTCTCCTTCACCGGCCTGGACAACTTCCGCACCCTGCTCGACGACGACCGGGCCCTGGAGTCCGTCGGCAACACCCTGCTGCTGACCGTCGCCGTGGTCGTCGTCCAGAACGGCATCGGGCTGCTGCTCGCCCTCGGCGTCCACGCCCGCATCCGGTCCCGTGCCGTGCTGCGGCTGGTCTTCTTCGCGCCCGCGGTGGTCAGCCCGGTCATGGTCGCGATCCTGTGGAAGTACATCTACAACCCCGACAACGGCGCCGGGCTCAACGGGGTCCTCGGCGCGATCGGGCTCGGCGGGCTGCGCCAGGACTGGCTCGGCGACCCCTCGCTCGCCCTGTGGTCGGTGGCCGCGATGGTCGTGTGGCAGTACGCGGGCTACTCCATGGTCGTCTTCCTGGCCGGACTCCAGGGCGTGCCGGCCGAGCTCCACGAGGCGGCCCGCATCGACGGGGCGGGCCCCTGGCAGCGCTTCCGCTACGTCACCTGGCCCCTCCTGGCCCCGGCGCTGACGATCAACCTCATGCTGTCGACCATCGGCGGCCTCAAACTCTTCGACCAGGTGTACGCCGCCACGAACGGCGGCCCCGGCACCTCCAGCGAGACGCTGTCGACCGTGCTGTACAAGGAGGCCTTCGTCTACGGGAAGTTCGGGTACAGCACCGCGGTGGCCCTGGTCCTCGCCCTGTTCGTGGCCGCGGTGTCCCTGGTACAGCTCCGCTACCTGCGCGCGAGGGAGGTCACCGCGTGA
- a CDS encoding carbohydrate ABC transporter permease, with protein MSVATARGPVGERPRGGRGPRFGRYALELVMIAVAVVFLFPVYALVTLAMKDPRQIADSPLAPPSPPTFDNFGHAWSSASLGPALLSSTVITAVSLLLLVVLGSTGAHYLARRARGLGYGLYVLFLLGIVLPFQLGMIPLYKLVDDLGWLGTYHGMVLFYTGIQLPFTVFLYTGFIRALPQDYAQAALIDGCNHRQAFARVVFPLLRPITGTVIILNAVFVWNDFFTPLLYLGGSGRETVPVGIFAFVGQYVSDYGLVFAGLVLAALPILVVFVLLQRYVIKGFAGGLKG; from the coding sequence GTGAGCGTCGCAACGGCCCGCGGACCGGTGGGAGAGCGGCCCCGCGGCGGCCGCGGCCCGCGTTTCGGACGGTACGCCCTCGAACTGGTCATGATCGCCGTCGCGGTCGTCTTCCTCTTCCCGGTGTACGCCCTGGTCACCCTGGCGATGAAGGACCCCCGGCAGATCGCCGACTCGCCCCTGGCACCGCCCTCGCCGCCGACCTTCGACAACTTCGGCCACGCCTGGTCCTCCGCGTCGCTGGGGCCCGCCCTGCTCAGCAGCACGGTCATCACCGCCGTCAGTCTGCTGCTCCTCGTCGTCCTCGGCTCCACGGGCGCCCACTACCTCGCGCGCCGGGCCCGCGGCCTCGGCTACGGGCTGTACGTCCTGTTCCTGCTGGGCATCGTGCTGCCGTTCCAGCTCGGCATGATCCCGCTCTACAAACTCGTCGACGACCTGGGCTGGCTCGGTACGTACCACGGCATGGTGCTCTTCTACACCGGCATCCAGCTGCCGTTCACCGTCTTCCTGTACACCGGTTTCATCCGTGCGCTGCCGCAGGACTACGCCCAGGCCGCGCTGATCGACGGCTGCAACCACCGGCAGGCCTTCGCCCGGGTGGTCTTCCCCCTGCTGCGCCCCATCACCGGCACCGTGATCATCCTGAACGCCGTGTTCGTCTGGAACGACTTCTTCACCCCGCTGCTGTACCTGGGCGGTTCCGGCCGGGAGACCGTGCCGGTGGGCATCTTCGCCTTCGTCGGGCAGTACGTCTCCGACTACGGCCTCGTCTTCGCGGGGCTGGTGCTCGCCGCCCTGCCGATCCTGGTGGTCTTCGTGCTCCTCCAGCGCTACGTGATCAAGGGTTTCGCAGGCGGCCTCAAGGGGTGA